The following are encoded together in the Bradymonas sediminis genome:
- a CDS encoding arsenite methyltransferase, giving the protein MSKQEELRKQIRKTYGNVATATPSSSGCCSGAQSERELANIHAERLGYSKEEAASVPEGANLGLGCGNPSAIAAIQPGETVLDLGAGAGFDAFLALNQVGETGQVIGVDMTAEMVENARANAVKIGAENIDFRLGEIEHLPVADRKVDVIISNCVINLSTDKPQVFAEAMRVLKPGGRLAISDVVATAEFPPEMLDDAELYSCCVSGASTIDALEAMLKDAGFVDISIAPKGDSREFIREWAPGHVVDEYIRSAAIEAKKPAKSCC; this is encoded by the coding sequence ATGAGCAAGCAAGAAGAGCTCCGCAAGCAGATTCGAAAGACCTATGGAAATGTCGCGACCGCGACGCCGTCGAGCTCTGGGTGCTGCTCAGGGGCGCAGTCTGAGCGGGAGCTGGCCAATATCCACGCCGAGCGCCTGGGCTACTCCAAAGAAGAAGCCGCGTCGGTGCCCGAGGGCGCGAACCTCGGGCTGGGCTGCGGGAACCCGTCGGCCATCGCGGCGATTCAGCCGGGCGAGACCGTGTTGGATCTGGGCGCGGGCGCCGGGTTTGACGCGTTTCTTGCCCTGAACCAGGTCGGCGAAACCGGCCAGGTCATCGGCGTCGATATGACGGCCGAGATGGTCGAGAACGCGCGGGCAAACGCCGTGAAGATTGGCGCCGAGAATATCGACTTTCGCCTCGGTGAGATCGAGCACCTGCCGGTGGCCGACCGCAAGGTCGACGTCATTATCTCGAATTGCGTAATCAACCTGTCCACCGACAAGCCGCAGGTCTTCGCCGAGGCGATGCGCGTGCTCAAGCCCGGCGGACGCCTGGCCATCTCCGACGTGGTCGCCACCGCGGAGTTCCCGCCGGAGATGCTCGATGACGCCGAGCTCTATTCCTGCTGTGTCTCCGGCGCCAGCACCATCGACGCGCTCGAAGCGATGCTCAAGGACGCAGGCTTCGTCGATATCTCCATCGCGCCCAAGGGCGACAGCCGCGAGTTCATCCGCGAGTGGGCCCCGGGACATGTGGTCGATGAGTATATCCGCTCGGCGGCCATCGAGGCGAAGAAGCCGGCGAAGAGCTGCTGCTAA